The Saprospiraceae bacterium genome includes a window with the following:
- a CDS encoding gliding motility-associated C-terminal domain-containing protein yields the protein MIELKVRIVVVTIVLFYVNLIRSQNLIRDGSFEDFFPFKYEYPFSAFEYLKSWEVASFQFFDSTLITSPDLFIESEKIAPSIPPSFWNISSGASQGKNHIGLRNTATQDGAFLPEAISTELISTLEEGAYYSINLDYRNKGHDLWQKNSILCLKEHLKKLDFFFDNKKVNILLNEIENLSYSSIEPQVEIRSPSMKTYQLSDWEKNGTCFQAKGHERFMTISMTTGRIEVNPPCVILDDFFDDFLHYYFDIDNIVLEKIPEVYYVETVLCDNKPSIISLKDSLYLPVMTNEILFEINGQVTNDKFYVSKEGDFYGEVKLDCTNVPLHLRVHELNCEPIFFIPNIFTPDFNGLNDFWKLSVRSDVQIISFKLVLFDRWGNKVFLTEEIDFKWDGKFKGQGLNQDLFTYLLQYEYIHPVDGLSNKKLKGELLLLR from the coding sequence ATGATAGAATTGAAAGTTAGAATAGTAGTTGTAACCATCGTTTTGTTTTATGTTAATTTGATACGATCACAAAATTTAATCCGAGATGGAAGTTTTGAGGATTTCTTTCCTTTCAAATATGAATATCCTTTTTCCGCATTTGAATATTTAAAGTCTTGGGAAGTGGCTTCTTTTCAATTTTTTGACTCTACTCTTATTACGAGCCCTGATTTATTTATTGAAAGTGAAAAAATCGCACCGTCAATTCCACCCTCATTCTGGAATATTTCATCTGGTGCTTCTCAAGGCAAAAATCATATTGGTTTAAGAAATACAGCAACTCAAGATGGGGCATTTTTACCTGAAGCCATTTCTACTGAATTAATCAGCACTTTAGAAGAAGGGGCGTATTATTCAATAAATCTGGATTACAGAAATAAAGGACATGATCTATGGCAGAAGAATTCAATTCTTTGCCTGAAAGAGCACTTAAAGAAATTAGATTTTTTTTTTGATAATAAAAAGGTCAACATATTACTTAATGAAATTGAAAATTTAAGTTATTCATCCATTGAGCCGCAAGTTGAAATCCGTTCACCTTCAATGAAAACTTATCAATTGTCTGATTGGGAAAAAAATGGCACTTGTTTTCAAGCTAAAGGACATGAAAGATTTATGACTATTTCAATGACAACAGGACGAATTGAAGTAAATCCACCCTGTGTTATATTAGATGATTTTTTTGATGATTTTCTTCACTATTATTTTGACATTGACAACATTGTTTTAGAAAAAATTCCGGAAGTATATTATGTTGAAACCGTCCTTTGTGATAACAAACCATCCATAATTAGTTTGAAGGATAGTCTGTATTTGCCGGTAATGACGAATGAAATACTATTTGAAATAAATGGCCAGGTCACAAACGACAAATTTTATGTAAGTAAGGAGGGTGATTTTTATGGGGAAGTAAAACTGGATTGCACCAATGTTCCTCTACACTTGCGTGTGCATGAGTTGAATTGTGAACCAATATTTTTTATTCCAAATATTTTTACGCCGGATTTTAATGGTTTAAATGATTTTTGGAAATTATCTGTAAGATCCGATGTTCAAATCATTAGTTTCAAGCTGGTATTATTTGACAGATGGGGTAATAAAGTTTTTTTAACTGAAGAAATTGATTTTAAATGGGATGGTAAATTTAAAGGTCAAGGATTGAACCAGGATCTTTTCACTTATCTTTTACAGTATGAATATATTCACCCTGTTGATGGGCTGAGCAACAAAAAACTTAAAGGCGAATTATTATTGCTAAGGTAG
- a CDS encoding Na/Pi cotransporter family protein produces the protein MWWNEIQIWELLAGLGLFLFGMFMLEEALKSLVGRSFKLFIRKHTTNRIKAVFTGAFITAILQSSSMVVLLVMSFAGAGIIGLNNGIGIVLGANLGTTATGWLISLFGFKMDIKQLIFPFLAVGGLGLIYLKSEKAVNFSKLLMGFSFMFLGLSYMKEGFALFVGKVDITWLTGKPMILFFVVGFVLTALIQSSSAAIMIFLTSLSTGLINFEQAVFLVIGADLGTTVTALIGTIKGSSIKRKVGWSQFYFNLINTIFALILIDFYILVIKSVFHLSDPLFSVVAFHSLMNFFSILFILPFLGVFTKLINKYIASDTHGLSMFLSAVNPRESDSSTIALEKEAIQFVKMAVLTNQLFFDLAVSSKLTGPNIMYQKLQIYESEIVAFYHNLLRMKLSSEEVLKINNVIVAIRFASHSAKDIKDIRHNFTDLSNATSDELYGFYNKIKNEQSDFYNEIINILSELDQIGPSDLRLLTERQQKVIERESDEIYALFELTSNQEVPLSSLLNLVREVNNSNKELVRAIANFVVEPG, from the coding sequence ATGTGGTGGAATGAAATTCAAATTTGGGAGTTATTGGCTGGCTTAGGACTTTTTCTGTTTGGAATGTTCATGCTGGAAGAAGCACTTAAGTCTTTAGTAGGAAGATCCTTCAAATTATTTATTCGTAAGCATACCACCAACAGAATAAAAGCTGTATTTACCGGTGCTTTCATTACGGCAATTCTTCAAAGTAGTTCAATGGTGGTACTTTTGGTTATGTCATTTGCAGGTGCCGGAATCATTGGACTTAATAATGGGATTGGAATAGTATTGGGGGCAAATCTGGGTACAACTGCTACGGGTTGGTTGATTTCGTTGTTTGGATTCAAAATGGATATCAAACAATTAATTTTTCCATTTCTTGCAGTTGGTGGTTTAGGATTGATTTATTTAAAATCTGAAAAGGCTGTTAATTTCAGTAAATTATTGATGGGATTTAGTTTTATGTTTCTTGGGCTAAGTTACATGAAAGAAGGCTTCGCATTATTTGTCGGAAAGGTGGACATTACCTGGCTTACAGGAAAACCCATGATACTTTTTTTTGTGGTAGGATTTGTTCTGACTGCACTGATCCAATCCAGTTCTGCAGCAATCATGATTTTTTTAACTTCTTTATCCACTGGTTTAATTAATTTTGAACAAGCTGTATTCCTCGTGATCGGGGCTGATTTGGGCACAACAGTAACAGCATTAATAGGAACAATAAAAGGCTCTTCCATCAAAAGAAAAGTAGGATGGTCTCAATTTTATTTTAACCTTATTAATACCATTTTTGCACTGATTCTTATAGATTTTTATATTCTGGTTATTAAATCGGTATTCCATTTGTCAGATCCATTGTTTTCTGTTGTCGCATTCCATAGTTTAATGAATTTTTTCAGTATTCTTTTCATTCTTCCGTTTCTTGGAGTATTTACAAAGTTAATTAATAAATACATTGCTTCTGACACTCATGGATTATCCATGTTTTTGTCTGCTGTCAATCCTAGAGAAAGCGATTCTTCCACAATCGCCTTAGAGAAGGAAGCTATACAGTTTGTTAAAATGGCTGTCTTGACAAATCAATTATTTTTTGACCTGGCTGTTTCATCCAAGTTAACCGGGCCAAACATCATGTATCAGAAATTACAGATTTATGAGTCTGAGATTGTTGCATTTTACCATAATTTGTTAAGGATGAAGCTAAGTTCGGAAGAAGTTTTGAAGATAAACAACGTAATTGTTGCTATCAGATTTGCATCTCATTCAGCCAAAGATATAAAAGATATAAGACATAATTTTACGGATTTAAGTAATGCCACCTCAGACGAGCTTTATGGATTTTATAATAAAATTAAAAATGAACAATCTGATTTTTATAATGAGATTATTAATATTCTAAGTGAGTTAGATCAAATTGGGCCATCAGATTTGAGACTTTTGACAGAAAGACAACAAAAGGTCATTGAAAGAGAATCAGACGAAATATATGCTTTATTTGAATTAACATCCAATCAGGAAGTACCCTTATCTTCCTTACTCAATCTGGTTAGAGAAGTCAATAATTCCAATAAAGAACTTGTAAGAGCAATTGCAAATTTTGTGGTTGAACCTGGATAG
- a CDS encoding AAA family ATPase, with protein MEDHIPNSEFKNYKFKELRVYASTEWLADNKKKYRQVFDRFETTYIYAELSFYNKLFDRDSWDLDVELKCFEIKSNKKEICNLSFKKKINKFDNVVYIREGWGNKKEGSFWKKGTYYWEAWVDGEKVSTKYFYVEDAGAATSETENPYITLSSLKLYEGHYDDMMEEERIYMSTFSSEETRYIYSEIGLRNIFRKENWHCELFVKFYNEARELKGQVIRLHHLKKDEEFIKITAGWGANVKGSWKPGMYSVEVIFMDKLLAVVNFKVGDFFEEGSPSILVMNNEQNQLAERDSDNLGFAEVFENLNKLIGLKEIKQKVIEHAKYIEFLKIRKDKGFKESEKINIHSVFTGNPGTGKTTVAKMMGLIYRKMGLLSKGHVIEVDRVDLVGEYIGQTAPKVKEVIEKARGGVLFIDEAYALARTNDDSKDFGREVIEILIKEMSNGKGDLAVIVAGYPKEMKHFINSNPGLQSRFKHFFEFPDYLPQELIEIARYFSEQKEVKFTSESFEILKEMITAAYRDRDRSFGNARFVFDLLDKAKINMALRIMGRKNPARLNVNELSEIQIQDITAIKNAASKDIPDIPVDVNLLEMAMKELNDLIGIDHVKKQILELINVVRYHRESGKNVIASFSLHTVFIGNPGTGKTTVARILTKIYKALGILERGQMVETDRQGLVAGYVGQTAIKTSERIDEALGGVLFIDEAYALSNFNGLQGDFGNEAIQTILKRMEDNRGRFYLFVAGYPDNMDIFLKANPGLQSRFDKVLKFEDYTPSQLEEIALKMFRDQGFKLANKALEFLKEYLLDIYKTRDKYFGNARAVRKVVHEAIKNQNLRLSDIPFQDRKKASSLMITYEDLFPISAQQNDETIKKKTIGFRSGGR; from the coding sequence ATGGAAGATCACATACCCAATTCCGAATTTAAAAATTATAAGTTCAAAGAACTGAGAGTTTATGCATCCACAGAGTGGTTGGCGGATAATAAAAAAAAATATCGTCAGGTTTTTGACCGATTTGAGACTACTTATATATATGCGGAGTTATCCTTTTACAATAAATTATTTGATCGAGACTCGTGGGACCTTGATGTTGAACTGAAATGTTTTGAAATTAAAAGTAATAAAAAAGAAATCTGCAATCTTAGTTTTAAGAAAAAAATCAATAAATTTGACAATGTCGTTTACATCAGAGAAGGGTGGGGTAACAAAAAAGAGGGCTCATTCTGGAAAAAAGGAACCTATTATTGGGAAGCCTGGGTGGATGGTGAAAAAGTCTCAACTAAATATTTTTATGTAGAAGATGCCGGAGCAGCCACATCTGAAACCGAAAATCCATACATCACACTTTCTTCATTGAAACTTTATGAAGGCCATTATGATGATATGATGGAAGAGGAAAGGATCTATATGTCCACATTTTCAAGTGAAGAAACAAGGTACATTTATTCTGAAATAGGACTTAGAAATATTTTCAGAAAAGAAAACTGGCATTGTGAACTTTTTGTAAAATTCTATAATGAAGCACGTGAATTAAAAGGACAGGTTATCCGTCTGCACCACCTGAAAAAAGATGAAGAATTTATAAAAATTACTGCCGGTTGGGGCGCAAATGTGAAAGGTTCATGGAAACCAGGTATGTACAGTGTGGAAGTCATCTTTATGGATAAACTTTTAGCTGTAGTTAACTTTAAAGTCGGAGATTTTTTTGAAGAAGGTAGTCCTTCAATACTTGTAATGAATAATGAACAAAATCAGCTTGCTGAACGAGACTCTGATAATTTGGGATTTGCAGAAGTGTTTGAAAATCTGAATAAACTCATCGGCCTTAAGGAGATCAAACAAAAAGTCATCGAACACGCTAAATATATTGAATTTCTTAAAATCAGAAAAGATAAAGGCTTTAAGGAATCAGAGAAAATTAACATCCACTCTGTTTTTACAGGCAATCCGGGTACCGGTAAAACAACTGTAGCAAAAATGATGGGCCTGATTTACAGAAAAATGGGACTGTTAAGTAAAGGTCATGTTATAGAAGTCGATAGAGTAGATCTCGTAGGCGAATATATAGGACAGACGGCACCTAAAGTAAAAGAAGTAATTGAAAAAGCTCGTGGTGGTGTTTTATTTATTGACGAAGCATATGCACTGGCCAGAACAAATGATGATTCCAAAGATTTTGGGCGGGAAGTTATAGAAATTTTGATCAAAGAAATGTCAAATGGCAAAGGGGATCTGGCAGTTATTGTGGCTGGATATCCCAAAGAAATGAAACATTTTATCAACTCCAACCCGGGATTGCAATCCAGATTCAAACATTTTTTTGAATTCCCGGATTATCTGCCCCAGGAATTGATCGAGATAGCCCGATATTTTTCAGAGCAGAAAGAAGTTAAATTTACCTCCGAAAGCTTTGAAATCCTGAAAGAGATGATAACCGCTGCGTACAGAGACAGAGACAGGAGCTTTGGAAATGCACGTTTTGTTTTTGACTTACTGGATAAAGCTAAAATAAATATGGCACTCCGTATTATGGGACGCAAAAATCCGGCAAGGTTGAATGTAAATGAATTGTCAGAAATTCAGATCCAGGATATTACTGCAATTAAAAACGCAGCTTCAAAAGATATTCCTGATATTCCGGTAGATGTGAATCTGCTCGAAATGGCCATGAAAGAACTGAACGATCTCATTGGAATAGATCACGTGAAAAAACAAATTTTAGAATTAATAAATGTTGTTAGATACCACAGAGAATCAGGTAAAAATGTAATTGCTTCCTTTTCGTTACATACAGTTTTCATTGGTAATCCAGGTACCGGTAAAACGACTGTAGCCAGAATATTGACTAAAATTTATAAAGCACTAGGTATTCTCGAAAGAGGTCAAATGGTGGAAACTGACCGTCAAGGTCTTGTGGCAGGTTATGTCGGACAGACAGCTATCAAAACTTCTGAACGGATTGATGAAGCTCTCGGAGGGGTGCTTTTTATTGATGAAGCTTACGCGTTAAGTAACTTTAACGGGCTGCAGGGGGATTTTGGAAATGAGGCCATTCAGACTATTCTAAAAAGGATGGAAGATAACAGAGGCCGCTTTTATCTGTTTGTGGCAGGATATCCCGATAATATGGATATTTTCCTGAAAGCTAACCCTGGTCTCCAGTCGAGATTTGACAAAGTTCTTAAATTTGAAGATTATACCCCTTCCCAATTGGAAGAAATAGCATTAAAAATGTTTAGAGATCAGGGATTTAAACTTGCTAATAAAGCTTTGGAGTTTTTGAAAGAATATCTGTTGGATATCTATAAAACCAGAGATAAGTATTTTGGAAATGCCAGAGCGGTTCGAAAAGTTGTGCATGAGGCAATAAAAAATCAAAACCTGAGACTTTCTGACATTCCGTTTCAGGATCGTAAAAAAGCAAGTTCCTTGATGATCACTTACGAAGATTTATTCCCGATTTCAGCACAACAAAATGATGAGACCATTAAAAAGAAAACTATCGGATTCAGAAGTGGAGGAAGATAA
- a CDS encoding amino acid decarboxylase, with translation MLDDMIHYLKDIRHRPVWSEIPESAKYHLKQEIPQHGQSLENVYSEFKEHILPYTKGNIHPRFWAWVQGTGIPTAMLADMLASAMNPNVTIGEHAPMYADIQVVNWCKELMHFPPSASGLLVSGASMANLTALIVARNKKLKNVRQQGLHQYAAQPVMYCSTESHSCIQKAAEIIGIGAENIRRIKVKSDYKIDIVALHIQIEADLSAGYEPFCIVANIGTVNTGAIDSLDDLIKIARQFDLWLHADGAFGALAILVPEYFDQLSSLSEVDSVAFDLHKWMYMPYEAGCVLIKDADAHRESFAITPNYLSHHSKGLAAGPESYNNYGIELSRGFKALKIWMCIKEQGIVRFGKMIEQNILQARYLEKVVIENEYLEILAPVSLNIVCYRFVVPGMSNDSLNSINKNICMELQTQGIASPSSTILHNIYAIRVAITNHRSKLEDFKVLVDATIRLGLNLIQNRNN, from the coding sequence ATGCTGGATGATATGATTCACTATTTAAAAGATATCAGACACCGTCCGGTTTGGTCAGAAATTCCGGAATCGGCAAAATATCACCTGAAACAAGAAATACCTCAACATGGTCAATCTCTTGAAAATGTTTACTCAGAATTTAAGGAACATATTCTGCCTTATACCAAAGGAAATATCCATCCGAGATTCTGGGCCTGGGTGCAGGGAACCGGTATTCCGACTGCAATGTTGGCAGATATGCTCGCTTCTGCAATGAATCCCAATGTCACCATTGGCGAACATGCCCCCATGTATGCAGATATACAAGTGGTAAATTGGTGTAAAGAATTGATGCATTTCCCTCCATCTGCTTCAGGATTATTAGTAAGTGGTGCATCAATGGCAAACCTTACAGCTTTGATCGTCGCCAGGAATAAAAAGTTAAAGAATGTTCGTCAACAAGGATTGCACCAGTATGCTGCACAACCGGTCATGTATTGTTCAACAGAGTCTCATAGTTGCATTCAAAAAGCTGCTGAAATCATTGGAATAGGCGCAGAAAACATCAGAAGGATTAAAGTCAAGTCTGATTACAAAATAGATATCGTGGCTTTGCACATTCAAATTGAAGCGGATCTCAGTGCCGGATATGAACCTTTTTGCATAGTAGCAAATATCGGTACGGTCAATACCGGCGCTATTGACTCATTAGATGATCTGATAAAAATTGCACGTCAATTTGATCTGTGGCTTCATGCAGATGGTGCATTTGGAGCCTTGGCTATTTTGGTTCCGGAATATTTTGATCAACTGTCTTCTCTTTCAGAAGTAGATAGTGTTGCTTTTGATCTGCATAAATGGATGTATATGCCATACGAAGCCGGCTGTGTTTTGATAAAAGATGCAGACGCTCACAGAGAATCATTTGCCATCACACCGAATTATCTTTCTCATCATAGCAAGGGATTAGCTGCAGGGCCGGAATCATACAATAACTATGGTATTGAGTTATCCCGAGGGTTTAAAGCATTAAAAATTTGGATGTGTATCAAAGAGCAGGGAATCGTCCGATTTGGTAAAATGATAGAACAAAATATTCTTCAGGCAAGATACCTTGAAAAAGTAGTAATTGAAAATGAATATCTGGAAATATTAGCTCCTGTTTCATTAAATATAGTTTGTTACAGATTTGTCGTGCCCGGAATGAGTAATGATTCACTTAATTCGATAAATAAAAATATATGCATGGAACTTCAAACGCAGGGTATTGCATCCCCTTCATCAACCATTCTTCACAATATTTATGCAATCAGGGTGGCTATTACAAATCACAGAAGTAAATTGGAAGATTTTAAAGTACTAGTGGATGCGACCATCAGGTTAGGTCTGAATTTAATCCAGAATCGAAATAATTAA
- a CDS encoding RNA methyltransferase — protein sequence MIIKQISSAQNPLIKHIQLLTEKARVRKETGTFVIEGIKEISLALQSGYKISKLLFNASKTDFKDIQNLVQNSVNEIETIELTNDIYSKIAYRESTENIIAIADVKNHALENIRLPEKNPFILIAEAPEKPGNIGALLRTSDAAGVDAVIIADPKTDLYNPNVIRSGIGTLFTNQVITVSSEEVVKFLKMNKITIFTAELNASLPYYNCDFKGPCAIVVGTESTGVTQIWLENSDQNVIIPMHGRIDSMNVSVSAAILLFEVVRQRTQI from the coding sequence ATGATTATTAAACAAATTTCAAGTGCTCAAAATCCACTTATTAAACACATTCAACTACTGACAGAAAAAGCAAGAGTGCGTAAAGAAACGGGCACATTTGTTATCGAAGGAATAAAAGAAATATCGCTTGCCCTTCAGAGTGGTTATAAAATTTCAAAACTTTTATTCAATGCATCAAAAACTGATTTTAAGGATATACAAAATCTGGTTCAGAATTCCGTTAATGAGATTGAAACCATCGAATTAACCAATGATATTTATTCCAAAATCGCATATCGTGAAAGTACAGAAAATATCATAGCCATAGCCGATGTCAAAAACCATGCTCTGGAAAATATTCGGTTGCCGGAGAAAAATCCTTTTATCCTGATAGCAGAGGCTCCTGAAAAGCCCGGAAATATTGGTGCCTTATTGCGAACATCAGACGCAGCCGGTGTCGATGCGGTTATCATAGCGGATCCTAAAACAGATTTGTATAACCCGAATGTTATCCGGTCAGGAATCGGAACACTTTTTACAAATCAGGTAATTACGGTAAGTTCAGAAGAAGTTGTAAAATTCCTTAAAATGAATAAAATAACTATCTTTACAGCCGAGCTGAATGCATCATTGCCTTATTATAACTGTGATTTTAAAGGTCCATGTGCCATTGTGGTAGGGACAGAATCCACAGGAGTAACCCAAATATGGCTGGAAAATTCAGATCAGAATGTAATTATCCCAATGCATGGTCGAATAGATTCAATGAATGTATCAGTTTCGGCAGCAATTCTACTTTTTGAAGTAGTTCGTCAGCGGACGCAGATATAA
- a CDS encoding S9 family peptidase produces the protein MIQRILILIMILYSQDYIYGQSDFPYQQPHADIMALADSKPAPSIRLNYTSTKAVLMFRNNFKSIEELCEDELRLAGMRINPKTNIGSRLTYFTFLQVLDIASGIHKDVIGLPSNPKLSNFIWSDDHSKMGFTNTVANGVELWILDIKTNKAMRLTEAILNASFGTPFTWNKDGRSLLITVVPSDRKQLYDVKNTIPTGPVISENDGQKAQNRTYQDLLQNPYDEFNFEQLTRSEIKKVDLSGKLSPFLPADMYRGISFSPDGEYLIISTVKKPFSYLVPVSRFPSDMKIYKKDGKFVKTIVEIPLTEELPKGFMAVRKGQRNLMWRSDKAATLVWVEALDEGDPAVEVEYRDEVYQLNAPFDGKPSFLAKTKERFAGISWCNDNFAVLTESWWNTRNIRTLFMNPANPSEEPKLFNQRNSQDKYADPGFFATERTALGTYVISLEKNKIFLIGDGYSNDGKFPFIDKYDIESFEKERIYESVEKEYLEDISSAVDVRQGLYLTRLESKNVYPNYFIRNIHNNSLKQITNNENPFKIIDDVYKEVITYKREDGLELSATLYLPVGYDRTQKEKLPMIMWAYPTEFKDKSSASQVTANANEFIFPGYGSPIYWLNRGYVVLDRTAFPIVGEGEDEPNDTYIPQLVANAKAAIDAVDRLGYIDRNKIAVGGHSYGAFMTANLLTHSDLFAAGIARSGAYNRTLTPFGFQSEERNYWEAPEVYNAMSPFMNADKMKTPLLLIHGEADNNSGTFPMQSERYFNALKGLGAVCRLVILPKESHGYAARESILHMLWEQDQWLDKYVKNRKMDVQP, from the coding sequence ATGATACAAAGAATTCTAATATTAATTATGATACTCTATTCTCAGGATTATATTTATGGTCAATCTGATTTTCCATATCAACAACCACATGCTGATATTATGGCGTTGGCAGATTCAAAACCTGCGCCATCCATCAGATTGAATTATACGAGCACAAAAGCAGTGCTTATGTTCAGAAATAATTTTAAAAGTATCGAAGAACTTTGTGAAGATGAGCTCAGACTCGCTGGAATGAGAATAAATCCTAAGACCAATATCGGTAGCAGGTTGACTTACTTTACTTTTTTGCAAGTGCTGGATATCGCTTCAGGTATTCACAAAGATGTGATAGGCTTACCATCAAATCCCAAATTGAGCAATTTTATATGGTCAGATGATCATAGCAAAATGGGATTCACCAACACAGTAGCCAATGGCGTAGAACTTTGGATATTAGATATTAAAACCAATAAAGCAATGCGACTGACTGAAGCTATTTTAAATGCTTCCTTTGGGACACCATTTACCTGGAATAAAGATGGAAGAAGTCTGTTGATTACAGTAGTGCCATCTGACCGAAAACAACTTTATGATGTGAAAAACACCATTCCTACCGGTCCGGTTATCTCAGAAAACGACGGACAAAAAGCACAGAACAGGACGTATCAGGATCTTTTGCAGAATCCATATGATGAATTCAATTTTGAACAACTCACCAGATCTGAAATTAAAAAAGTAGATTTAAGTGGTAAATTATCTCCATTTCTTCCGGCGGATATGTATCGTGGAATCAGCTTCTCACCTGATGGAGAATATTTAATAATTTCAACTGTCAAAAAACCATTCTCTTATCTGGTTCCGGTGAGTCGGTTTCCTTCTGATATGAAGATTTATAAGAAGGATGGTAAATTTGTAAAGACAATTGTAGAAATACCACTCACGGAAGAATTGCCAAAGGGCTTTATGGCAGTCCGAAAAGGTCAGAGAAATCTGATGTGGAGATCTGACAAAGCCGCAACATTAGTGTGGGTAGAAGCTTTGGATGAGGGTGATCCTGCTGTTGAAGTTGAATATAGAGATGAAGTCTATCAATTGAATGCCCCTTTTGACGGAAAACCTTCATTTCTGGCAAAAACAAAAGAGCGATTTGCAGGAATATCCTGGTGTAATGACAATTTTGCTGTACTGACGGAAAGCTGGTGGAATACCCGAAATATCAGGACATTATTTATGAATCCGGCAAATCCATCTGAAGAACCTAAATTATTCAACCAAAGAAATAGTCAGGATAAATATGCCGATCCGGGCTTTTTTGCGACAGAACGCACTGCGTTAGGAACTTATGTCATTTCCCTTGAAAAAAACAAAATATTTTTAATCGGGGATGGTTATTCTAACGATGGAAAGTTTCCGTTTATAGACAAATATGATATTGAATCATTTGAAAAAGAAAGGATTTATGAATCAGTCGAAAAGGAATATCTGGAGGACATCAGTTCTGCGGTAGATGTCAGGCAAGGACTTTATCTCACGAGATTGGAATCAAAAAATGTATATCCAAACTACTTTATCAGAAACATTCATAACAATAGTCTGAAACAGATTACAAACAATGAGAACCCGTTTAAAATAATTGATGATGTCTATAAAGAAGTTATAACGTACAAAAGAGAGGATGGTCTGGAATTGTCTGCGACTTTATATTTGCCTGTGGGTTATGACAGAACCCAAAAGGAAAAACTGCCCATGATTATGTGGGCATATCCAACTGAATTCAAAGATAAATCGAGTGCATCACAGGTCACAGCCAATGCAAATGAATTTATTTTTCCCGGATATGGCTCTCCTATTTATTGGCTAAACCGGGGATATGTTGTTTTGGATCGAACAGCTTTTCCGATAGTAGGCGAAGGAGAGGATGAACCCAACGACACTTATATTCCACAATTGGTAGCTAATGCCAAAGCTGCCATTGATGCGGTTGATAGATTGGGTTATATTGACAGAAACAAAATTGCAGTTGGAGGACATTCATATGGTGCTTTTATGACAGCCAATCTATTGACACATTCTGATCTTTTTGCAGCCGGTATTGCCAGAAGCGGTGCATATAACAGGACTTTGACTCCATTTGGATTTCAATCAGAAGAGCGAAATTATTGGGAAGCACCGGAAGTATATAATGCGATGTCTCCCTTTATGAATGCCGATAAAATGAAAACGCCATTACTATTGATACATGGAGAAGCAGATAATAATTCCGGTACTTTCCCAATGCAGAGCGAAAGATATTTTAATGCGTTAAAAGGGCTGGGTGCCGTTTGCAGATTGGTTATCCTGCCGAAAGAAAGTCACGGATATGCAGCAAGAGAATCCATATTGCACATGCTTTGGGAGCAGGATCAATGGTTGGACAAATACGTCAAAAACAGAAAAATGGATGTGCAACCCTAA